From Cronobacter turicensis z3032, the proteins below share one genomic window:
- the mazG gene encoding Protein mazG produces the protein MTQIDRLLGIMKRLRDPQTGCPWDKEQTFATIAPYTLEETYEVLDAIAREDFDDLRGELGDLLFQVVFYAQMAQEEGRFNFDDICAAISDKLERRHPHIFGDADFGNSAEVLVNWEKTKSAERAEKAQHSALDDIPESLPALMRAQKIQKRCSAVGFDWTSLGPVVDKVHEEIDEVMHEAQQAVIDEAKLEEEIGDLLFATVNLSRHLGAKAETALQKANRKFERRFRQVEAIIRAQGLEMEQASLEQMEAAWQTVKRQEVES, from the coding sequence ATGACTCAAATCGACCGCCTGCTCGGCATTATGAAGCGTTTGCGTGACCCGCAAACCGGCTGCCCGTGGGATAAAGAACAAACCTTCGCGACCATCGCCCCATATACGCTTGAAGAAACCTATGAAGTGCTCGACGCGATTGCGCGTGAGGATTTCGACGATCTGCGCGGCGAGCTGGGCGACCTGCTGTTCCAGGTGGTGTTTTACGCCCAGATGGCGCAGGAAGAGGGGCGTTTTAATTTCGACGATATCTGCGCGGCCATCAGCGATAAGCTTGAGCGCCGTCACCCGCATATTTTTGGCGACGCGGATTTCGGCAACAGCGCTGAGGTATTGGTCAACTGGGAGAAAACCAAAAGCGCCGAGCGCGCGGAAAAAGCGCAGCATTCGGCGCTGGACGATATTCCGGAAAGCCTGCCGGCGCTAATGCGCGCGCAGAAAATCCAGAAACGCTGTTCGGCGGTCGGCTTTGACTGGACATCGCTTGGCCCGGTGGTCGACAAAGTGCATGAAGAAATAGACGAAGTGATGCACGAGGCGCAACAGGCGGTTATTGACGAGGCGAAACTGGAAGAAGAGATCGGCGATTTACTGTTCGCGACCGTCAATCTTTCCCGCCATCTGGGAGCGAAAGCCGAGACCGCGTTGCAAAAAGCCAACCGCAAGTTTGAGCGTCGGTTCCGCCAGGTCGAGGCGATTATTCGCGCGCAGGGCCTGGAAATGGAGCAGGCGAGCCTCGAACAAATGGAAGCGGCATGGCAAACCGTTAAACGCCAGGAAGTTGAAAGTTAA
- the pyrG gene encoding CTP synthase: protein MTTNYIFVTGGVVSSLGKGIAAASLAAILEARGLNVTIMKLDPYINVDPGTMSPIQHGEVFVTEDGAETDLDLGHYERFIRTRMTRRNNFTTGRIYSEVLRKERRGDYLGATVQVIPHITNAIKERILAGGEGHDVVLVEIGGTVGDIESLPFLEAIRQMAVEVGREHTMFMHLTLVPYMAAAGEVKTKPTQHSVKELLSIGIQPDVLICRSDRAVPANERAKIALFCNVPEKAVISLKDVDSIYKIPGLLKSQGLDDYICKRFSLNCPEANLSEWEQVIYEEANPAGEVTIGMVGKYIELPDAYKSVIEALKHGGLKNRVTVNIKLIDSQDVETRGEELLKGLDAILIPGGFGYRGVEGKIATARYARENNIPYLGICLGMQVAMIEYARHVAGMENANSTEFVPDCKYPVVALITEWRDENGNVETRTEKSDLGGTMRLGAQQCQLSDDSLVRKLYGEPVITERHRHRYEVNNMLLKQIEAAGLRVAGRSGDDQLVEIIEVPNHPWFVACQFHPEFTSTPRDGHPLFAGFVKAASEYQKRQAK from the coding sequence ATGACAACGAACTATATTTTTGTGACCGGCGGGGTCGTTTCCTCTCTGGGTAAAGGCATTGCCGCAGCCTCCCTCGCAGCCATTCTTGAAGCCCGTGGCCTCAACGTGACTATCATGAAGCTGGATCCGTATATCAACGTCGATCCGGGCACCATGAGCCCAATCCAACACGGGGAAGTGTTCGTTACTGAAGACGGCGCTGAAACCGATCTGGACCTGGGGCACTACGAGCGTTTTATCCGCACCCGCATGACGCGTCGCAACAACTTCACGACAGGTCGTATCTACTCTGAAGTTCTGCGTAAAGAGCGCCGTGGCGACTACCTGGGCGCGACCGTTCAGGTTATTCCGCACATCACCAACGCTATCAAAGAACGCATTCTGGCGGGCGGCGAAGGCCATGACGTCGTGCTGGTTGAAATCGGCGGCACCGTGGGCGATATCGAATCCCTGCCGTTCCTTGAAGCCATTCGTCAGATGGCGGTTGAAGTGGGTCGCGAACACACGATGTTCATGCACCTGACGCTGGTGCCGTATATGGCGGCGGCTGGTGAAGTGAAAACCAAACCGACTCAGCACTCCGTTAAAGAATTGCTTTCTATCGGTATTCAGCCGGATGTGCTGATTTGCCGTTCCGATCGCGCCGTTCCGGCCAACGAACGCGCCAAAATCGCTTTGTTCTGTAACGTTCCGGAAAAAGCGGTTATTTCTCTGAAAGATGTCGATTCCATCTATAAAATTCCAGGCCTGTTGAAATCGCAGGGGCTGGACGATTATATTTGTAAACGATTCAGCCTGAACTGTCCGGAAGCTAACCTGTCTGAATGGGAACAGGTTATTTATGAAGAAGCGAATCCGGCGGGCGAAGTCACTATCGGTATGGTCGGCAAGTACATTGAACTGCCGGACGCCTATAAATCGGTTATCGAGGCGCTGAAACACGGCGGCCTGAAGAACCGCGTGACCGTCAATATCAAGCTTATCGATTCGCAGGACGTAGAAACCCGCGGCGAAGAGTTGCTCAAAGGTCTGGATGCGATCCTGATCCCTGGCGGCTTTGGCTATCGCGGCGTGGAAGGCAAAATCGCCACCGCGCGCTACGCCCGTGAAAACAACATTCCTTACCTCGGCATCTGCCTCGGTATGCAGGTTGCGATGATTGAATATGCACGCCACGTGGCGGGCATGGAGAACGCCAACTCCACAGAATTTGTGCCAGACTGTAAGTACCCGGTCGTGGCGCTCATCACCGAATGGCGTGATGAAAACGGTAATGTTGAGACGCGTACTGAGAAGAGCGATCTCGGCGGGACGATGCGTCTGGGCGCGCAGCAGTGCCAGCTGTCAGACGACAGCCTGGTGCGCAAGCTGTATGGCGAGCCAGTTATTACGGAACGTCATCGCCATCGTTATGAAGTCAACAACATGTTGTTGAAGCAGATTGAAGCAGCTGGCCTGCGCGTTGCGGGCCGTTCCGGTGATGATCAGTTGGTCGAGATCATCGAAGTGCCAAATCATCCGTGGTTTGTTGCTTGTCAGTTCCACCCGGAATTTACTTCCACACCGCGCGACGGGCATCCGCTGTTTGCAGGCTTCGTTAAAGCCGCCAGCGAGTACCAGAAACGCCAGGCGAAGTAA